In one window of Armatimonadota bacterium DNA:
- a CDS encoding response regulator transcription factor, with the protein MLKLLVVEDNERLRAALKTGLEGLRAVRVLHDCGCGEDALDYCLRQPPDVILLDVQLAGQMNGIETAVAIRRELPRMPVVFYSIQDDEAYYRGFRSSGILSHYAYVRKSNYLLPEMILPLLQDAAAGKNFIDPEIEARVQEVRHKDAQSPMAVLEPNEQEVARMLAQGMTNEQIAARMGFRDKRTISRTNGQIYAAWGLSESATDDKVARTRAALIVRSGRLISWDKQGAARVMNERGEWVEWED; encoded by the coding sequence ATGCTCAAGCTGCTGGTGGTGGAGGACAACGAGCGGCTGCGCGCGGCCTTGAAGACCGGGCTGGAGGGGCTGCGGGCGGTGCGCGTGCTGCACGACTGCGGGTGCGGCGAGGATGCGCTGGACTACTGCCTGAGACAACCTCCCGACGTGATCCTGCTGGACGTGCAGCTTGCGGGGCAGATGAACGGCATCGAGACTGCGGTCGCCATTCGGCGGGAATTGCCGCGCATGCCGGTGGTGTTCTACTCGATCCAGGATGACGAGGCGTATTACCGCGGGTTTCGCAGTTCCGGCATTCTCAGCCATTACGCCTACGTGCGGAAGTCGAACTACTTGCTGCCGGAGATGATTCTGCCGCTGCTGCAGGATGCCGCGGCGGGGAAGAACTTCATTGACCCGGAGATCGAGGCGCGGGTGCAGGAGGTGCGGCACAAAGACGCGCAGTCGCCGATGGCGGTGCTCGAGCCGAACGAGCAAGAGGTGGCGCGCATGCTGGCGCAGGGGATGACCAACGAGCAGATTGCCGCGCGCATGGGATTCCGGGACAAGCGCACGATCAGCCGCACCAACGGGCAGATCTACGCGGCGTGGGGGCTGAGCGAGAGCGCGACGGACGACAAGGTGGCGCGCACCCGTGCCGCGCTGATCGTCCGCTCGGGGCGGCTCATCTCGTGGGACAAGCAGGGCGCGGCGCGCGTGATGAACGAACGAGGGGAATGGGTCGAGTGGGAGGACTGA
- a CDS encoding B12-binding domain-containing radical SAM protein, translating to MRVKLILPALTEARSPFWRPIKYSLFPPLGLATLAAYLRDDDEVTIHDEHVEPLELDDEPDLVGIQVYITSARRAYAIADLYRRRGVHVALGGLHVTALPEEARRHADTIFLGPGEDTWPAFLRDFRAGRPAPSYQSKVRSLVAQPPPRRDLIQRHLYLAPNSLVVSRGCPHACDFCYKESFFRGGASFYTQTVDQTLADIERLPGRHLFFVDDNIFGHRDFAIALFDAMLGMGRIWQAAGTVHAALDSELLHKAVASGLRSLFVGFETLSPANLRAQRKHHNLHADYDTAVRRLHDAGVMINGSFVFGMDDDDTTVHERTVEWAIKRGIETATFHILTPYPGTRLHQRLAAQGRITTANWDLYDTRHAVFRPARMSAGQLEAGYRRAYRDFYRWGSILRAASAKESVAAR from the coding sequence GTGAGGGTAAAGCTCATCCTGCCCGCCCTGACCGAAGCCAGGAGCCCGTTCTGGCGGCCGATCAAGTACTCTCTCTTCCCGCCCCTCGGGCTCGCCACTCTCGCCGCCTACCTGCGCGACGATGACGAGGTCACCATCCACGATGAGCACGTCGAGCCCCTCGAACTCGACGACGAGCCGGACCTGGTCGGCATTCAGGTCTACATCACCTCCGCCCGCCGCGCCTACGCGATCGCCGACCTCTACCGTCGCCGAGGCGTACATGTCGCCCTCGGCGGTCTGCACGTCACCGCTTTGCCCGAAGAGGCGCGCCGCCACGCCGACACGATCTTCCTTGGCCCCGGCGAAGACACCTGGCCCGCCTTCCTGCGCGACTTCCGCGCCGGGCGCCCGGCGCCCTCGTACCAGTCGAAGGTGCGCTCCCTGGTCGCTCAACCCCCGCCGCGCCGCGACCTCATCCAGCGGCATCTCTACCTCGCGCCGAACTCCCTCGTCGTCTCCCGCGGCTGCCCTCACGCCTGCGACTTCTGCTACAAGGAGTCCTTCTTCCGCGGCGGCGCCTCCTTCTACACGCAGACCGTGGATCAGACTCTGGCCGACATCGAACGCCTGCCGGGGCGGCATCTGTTCTTCGTGGACGACAACATCTTCGGACACCGCGACTTCGCCATCGCCCTGTTCGACGCCATGCTAGGCATGGGCAGGATATGGCAGGCGGCGGGCACGGTTCACGCCGCCCTCGACTCGGAGTTGCTGCACAAGGCCGTGGCGTCCGGATTGCGCAGCTTGTTCGTCGGGTTCGAAACGCTCAGCCCGGCCAACCTGCGCGCCCAGCGCAAGCATCACAACCTGCACGCCGATTACGACACCGCGGTCCGTCGCCTTCACGATGCGGGGGTGATGATCAACGGCAGCTTCGTGTTCGGCATGGACGACGATGACACAACAGTCCACGAGCGTACCGTGGAGTGGGCGATCAAGCGGGGAATCGAGACCGCCACCTTTCACATCCTCACCCCGTACCCCGGCACGAGACTGCACCAGCGCCTGGCGGCTCAAGGCCGAATCACAACCGCCAACTGGGATCTCTACGACACCCGCCATGCGGTGTTTCGACCAGCCAGGATGTCCGCCGGGCAGCTCGAGGCGGGATACCGCCGGGCGTATCGCGACTTCTATCGCTGGGGATCAATCCTTCGCGCCGCATCAGCGAAGGAAAGCGTCGCGGCACGCG
- a CDS encoding DUF2961 domain-containing protein produces MSVFDNFGLNFGLGAIPLLSDAETRSISAENPDGARGGGARAVPDARSDASDLGRGWKVRPCITLEAGSTTTLADIDGPGIIQHIWSTVTEKALRDCVLRFYWDDEKTPSIETPLGDFFALGHGLRYNVVSLPVAVNPNGGMNCYWPMPFRKHCRITVENQRWEPIEGFFYQVTYSLTPVPDNAAYLHAQWRRSVTPREAPQHTILDGVKGEGHYVGTFLAWTQLANGWWGEGEIKFFIDGDDEFPTICGTGTEDYFGGAWAFGDTFTGPFLGYPLWQRNPGQVPKHGLYRWHIMDPIRFRQDLRVTIQALGWWPNAKFQPMQDDIASVAYWYQAEPHAAFPELPGIKERWPR; encoded by the coding sequence ATGAGCGTGTTTGACAACTTTGGGTTGAACTTCGGGCTAGGGGCGATCCCCCTGCTGAGCGATGCCGAAACGCGCTCGATTTCGGCGGAGAATCCGGACGGGGCGCGCGGCGGGGGCGCGCGTGCGGTGCCGGATGCGCGCAGCGATGCGTCGGACCTCGGGCGGGGGTGGAAGGTCCGACCCTGCATCACGCTCGAAGCAGGCAGCACCACCACACTGGCGGACATTGACGGACCCGGCATCATCCAGCACATCTGGAGTACCGTGACCGAGAAGGCACTGCGGGACTGCGTCCTGCGGTTCTACTGGGACGACGAGAAGACCCCGTCGATCGAAACCCCGCTCGGCGACTTCTTCGCGCTGGGCCACGGCCTGCGGTACAACGTCGTATCCCTGCCGGTGGCGGTCAACCCGAACGGCGGCATGAACTGCTACTGGCCGATGCCCTTTCGCAAGCACTGCAGGATCACAGTCGAGAACCAGCGTTGGGAGCCGATTGAGGGATTCTTCTACCAAGTCACGTACAGCCTGACTCCGGTACCCGACAATGCGGCGTACCTGCACGCGCAGTGGCGGCGATCGGTGACGCCGCGCGAGGCGCCGCAGCATACCATCCTCGACGGCGTCAAGGGCGAGGGCCATTACGTCGGCACCTTCCTCGCCTGGACCCAGCTTGCCAACGGCTGGTGGGGTGAAGGCGAGATCAAGTTCTTCATTGATGGGGATGACGAGTTCCCGACTATCTGTGGCACGGGGACCGAGGACTACTTCGGCGGAGCGTGGGCGTTCGGCGATACTTTCACGGGGCCGTTCCTCGGGTACCCGCTGTGGCAGCGGAATCCCGGCCAGGTGCCGAAGCACGGCTTGTATCGCTGGCACATCATGGATCCGATCCGCTTCCGTCAGGACCTGCGGGTGACGATCCAGGCGTTGGGATGGTGGCCGAACGCGAAGTTCCAGCCGATGCAGGACGACATTGCGTCAGTCGCCTACTGGTACCAGGCGGAGCCGCACGCGGCGTTCCCGGAGCTGCCGGGGATCAAGGAGCGCTGGCCAAGGTAG
- a CDS encoding ADP-ribosylglycohydrolase family protein: MAVLETTWRLDEAPGLLGYCNQMITAQRELGHDVSEAERLALEAAQALEAERPERTVRLVAQARAALRSSPPLPDWPYVEPTDLEGIKAEMPTVRPPVVICEGDATRDRIHGGWLGKNIGGALGGPIEGWTRERIAEAYGEISDYVQKPPSTLNDDTAYEIVALHVVEDKGRDFTATDIGLEWVERIPQSYTAERVAIENLRRGLMPPECALVDNPYREWIGGQMKGEVWGLLCPGRPADAVEYAYRDAIVAHERNGVYGELYDAALIATAFVERNPRTLLESCLGFVPARSRFAEVVRDSIRWCDESGSWLEAWEKAEASHAGRYHPDHTFPAICAVVIGLLFGEGDFEHSTCITASCGLDTDCSAGQTAAIMGTVLGASGIPEKWKGPLGDDFETFVVGYERLKTSEVAEWTCRLSQKLA, encoded by the coding sequence ATGGCAGTGTTGGAGACAACGTGGCGTCTCGACGAGGCGCCCGGGTTGCTGGGGTACTGCAATCAGATGATCACCGCGCAGCGCGAGCTCGGCCACGACGTGAGCGAGGCGGAGCGGCTTGCGCTGGAAGCAGCGCAGGCGCTCGAGGCCGAGCGGCCTGAGCGCACGGTGCGCTTGGTGGCGCAGGCGCGGGCCGCGTTGCGGAGTTCTCCGCCGCTGCCCGATTGGCCGTATGTCGAGCCGACCGATCTCGAGGGGATCAAGGCGGAGATGCCGACGGTGCGGCCGCCGGTCGTCATATGCGAAGGCGACGCGACCCGCGACCGTATTCACGGCGGGTGGCTGGGCAAGAACATCGGCGGCGCGCTCGGCGGCCCGATCGAGGGGTGGACGCGCGAGCGCATCGCCGAGGCGTACGGCGAGATCAGCGATTACGTGCAGAAGCCGCCGAGCACACTCAACGACGATACGGCCTACGAGATCGTCGCCCTTCACGTCGTCGAGGACAAAGGGCGGGACTTCACAGCGACCGATATCGGCCTCGAGTGGGTCGAGCGCATTCCTCAGTCCTACACCGCCGAGCGCGTCGCGATCGAGAACCTGAGGCGCGGCCTGATGCCGCCGGAGTGCGCGTTGGTGGACAATCCTTACCGCGAATGGATCGGCGGACAGATGAAGGGCGAGGTGTGGGGGCTGCTGTGCCCCGGCCGCCCGGCGGACGCGGTCGAGTACGCGTATCGCGACGCGATTGTCGCGCACGAGCGCAACGGCGTCTACGGCGAGCTGTACGACGCCGCGCTGATCGCCACGGCATTCGTCGAACGCAACCCGCGCACGCTGCTCGAGAGCTGCCTGGGATTCGTGCCTGCGCGTTCGCGGTTTGCCGAGGTGGTGCGGGACTCGATCAGATGGTGCGACGAGTCGGGCTCTTGGCTGGAAGCATGGGAGAAGGCGGAGGCGAGCCACGCCGGGCGCTACCATCCCGATCACACGTTCCCGGCGATCTGCGCGGTTGTGATCGGCCTCCTCTTCGGCGAGGGCGACTTCGAGCATTCGACCTGCATTACCGCCAGTTGCGGACTCGACACCGACTGCAGCGCCGGGCAGACCGCCGCGATCATGGGCACAGTCCTCGGCGCGTCCGGCATTCCTGAGAAGTGGAAGGGCCCCCTCGGCGACGACTTCGAGACCTTCGTGGTCGGCTACGAGCGGTTGAAGACCTCCGAGGTCGCCGAGTGGACCTGCCGGCTGAGCCAGAAGCTTGCGTGA
- a CDS encoding GNAT family acetyltransferase: MSDCEAGGTKRGPDVIKGERVLLRPLRESDLEESLRVWTPELRHMYGGSLTSPRRPTMEDRRRWFERVQRGEQGHFHAVEADGRYIGHATVEMTDEGSRRARFRIGIDNPDYWGKGYGTEVTRLMLRLAFEEMDCHRVAVRVAAYNARAIRCYEKCGFRHEGVERESFFADEEWHDDVMMAMLRGDWQELQEAALGTGSVRIRAFTIADYEQVAALWHAAGLGPRPADARDEVAKKLRRDPDLFLVACAGERIVGTVIGGWDGRRGWAYRMAMHPDYQRRGLGRVLMRELEERLVGKGAISINVIYNTDNERARAFYHSLGYEDRREVSVMGKAL, from the coding sequence ATGAGCGACTGCGAGGCCGGCGGGACGAAGCGGGGACCGGATGTCATCAAGGGCGAACGCGTGCTGCTGAGGCCGCTGCGGGAGAGCGACCTCGAGGAGTCGCTGCGCGTGTGGACGCCGGAGCTGCGGCACATGTACGGCGGGAGCCTGACCTCGCCGCGGCGGCCGACGATGGAGGACCGGCGGCGGTGGTTCGAGCGGGTGCAGCGGGGCGAACAGGGTCACTTCCACGCAGTCGAGGCGGACGGTCGGTACATTGGGCACGCGACGGTCGAGATGACGGACGAAGGCAGCCGACGTGCGCGGTTCCGCATCGGCATTGACAACCCCGATTACTGGGGCAAGGGCTACGGCACGGAAGTGACGCGGCTCATGCTGCGCCTCGCGTTCGAGGAGATGGACTGTCATCGCGTGGCTGTCCGCGTGGCCGCGTACAACGCGCGCGCGATTCGGTGTTACGAGAAGTGCGGGTTCCGCCACGAGGGCGTGGAGCGGGAGAGCTTCTTCGCGGACGAGGAATGGCACGACGATGTGATGATGGCGATGCTGCGCGGGGACTGGCAAGAGCTACAGGAGGCGGCGCTGGGCACGGGCTCCGTGCGAATTCGCGCGTTCACGATTGCCGACTACGAGCAGGTCGCGGCGCTGTGGCACGCGGCCGGGCTGGGCCCGCGTCCCGCGGACGCGCGCGACGAGGTCGCCAAGAAGCTGCGGCGCGACCCGGATCTGTTCCTCGTCGCCTGCGCGGGAGAGCGGATCGTCGGCACGGTCATCGGCGGGTGGGACGGGCGGCGGGGCTGGGCGTATCGCATGGCGATGCATCCGGATTATCAGCGGCGCGGACTCGGACGGGTTCTGATGCGGGAACTGGAAGAGCGTTTGGTCGGCAAGGGGGCGATTTCGATCAACGTCATCTACAATACGGACAACGAGCGAGCGCGGGCATTCTACCACAGCCTGGGATATGAAGATCGCCGCGAGGTGAGTGTGATGGGGAAGGCGCTGTGA
- a CDS encoding GNAT family N-acetyltransferase: protein MNEVTVLLRPITEEDLPDRVRWFNDPGVTEWLVREGGERTLEQEREWFARISSPECTQMVLAIEAAGHHIGATALHFSDDAPIATFGIVIGEKSRWGHGWGIAATREMLRIGFEERGLHRIQLEVWAGNPRAIRCYEKCGFRHEGMLRQAVLKRGALVDLVVMGLLREEWQALQQCPSDGLCELGPQDVADIIGVWEQVGLWPHVGEDREVVRQALMLRRNVLCGWRMSGALVGTAIGAWDGFRGWLYRVAVLPAYRRQAIASALVTEIERRLAKAGAYQINLMMRTGDDQARALYARLGYEPFEAGLMRKRFPIPAGGIAER, encoded by the coding sequence ATGAACGAAGTGACGGTGCTGTTGCGGCCGATTACCGAGGAGGACCTGCCCGACCGTGTCCGCTGGTTCAACGATCCGGGGGTGACCGAGTGGCTGGTGCGTGAAGGGGGCGAGCGTACCCTTGAGCAGGAGCGCGAGTGGTTCGCGCGGATCTCGTCGCCGGAATGCACGCAGATGGTGCTGGCGATCGAGGCCGCCGGTCACCATATCGGCGCCACGGCGCTGCACTTCAGCGACGATGCCCCGATCGCGACCTTCGGCATTGTCATCGGGGAGAAGTCACGCTGGGGCCACGGCTGGGGCATCGCCGCCACGCGGGAGATGCTGCGGATCGGTTTCGAGGAACGCGGCCTGCACCGCATTCAGCTCGAGGTGTGGGCCGGGAACCCACGCGCCATTCGCTGCTACGAGAAGTGCGGCTTCCGTCACGAAGGCATGCTGCGCCAGGCCGTCCTCAAGCGCGGCGCGCTCGTGGACCTGGTGGTAATGGGATTGCTGCGCGAGGAGTGGCAGGCGTTGCAGCAGTGTCCGTCCGACGGCTTGTGCGAACTCGGTCCTCAGGATGTCGCAGACATCATCGGCGTCTGGGAGCAGGTGGGGTTATGGCCGCATGTTGGCGAGGATCGGGAGGTCGTGAGGCAGGCGCTGATGCTGAGACGGAACGTCCTCTGCGGCTGGCGGATGTCGGGGGCACTCGTCGGCACAGCGATCGGCGCGTGGGACGGCTTCCGCGGGTGGCTCTATCGGGTTGCGGTATTGCCCGCGTATCGCCGGCAGGCTATCGCCTCGGCGTTGGTGACGGAGATCGAGCGGCGATTGGCCAAGGCCGGCGCGTATCAGATCAATCTCATGATGCGCACCGGCGATGATCAGGCGCGTGCGCTCTATGCGCGCCTTGGCTACGAGCCGTTCGAGGCCGGCCTCATGCGCAAGCGGTTCCCGATCCCTGCCGGTGGCATCGCAGAAAGGTGA
- a CDS encoding GNAT family N-acetyltransferase encodes MNGPIVRLRPITEGDLPNYVRWFNDPEVMQWLKREPGLTLEEEREWFAHISSPECKELVLAIEAEGRHIGGTGLHLRGDEQSAMFGIHIGEKSYWGKGYGTAATREMLRMGFAERGLHRIQLETWAHNVRARRCYGKCGFRYEGLRRRAILKAGEWIDVVTMAILREEWEALAAAPAADPCEPHIRGYRPTDYDEVADLWRSVGFHIRAGDSKEALDRKLARDPDLCLVAELGGRVVGTALGDWDGRRAWINRVAVHPDYQGRGVGQRLMGEAEARLAAFGAQRVALLTTADRPQAIRFYEDAGYEVRRDVAYLSKELRSEL; translated from the coding sequence ATGAATGGTCCAATCGTCCGCCTCCGGCCGATAACGGAAGGCGATCTGCCGAACTACGTGCGGTGGTTCAATGACCCCGAGGTGATGCAGTGGCTGAAGCGCGAGCCGGGGCTGACGCTCGAGGAGGAACGCGAGTGGTTTGCGCACATCTCGTCGCCGGAGTGCAAGGAGCTGGTGCTGGCGATCGAGGCGGAGGGGCGTCACATCGGCGGCACGGGCCTGCACCTGCGCGGCGATGAGCAGAGCGCCATGTTTGGCATACACATCGGCGAGAAGTCATACTGGGGCAAAGGCTACGGCACGGCGGCGACGCGCGAGATGCTGCGCATGGGGTTCGCGGAGCGGGGCCTGCATCGCATACAGTTGGAGACGTGGGCGCACAACGTCCGCGCGCGGCGGTGCTACGGAAAGTGCGGCTTCCGGTATGAGGGGCTGCGCCGCAGAGCCATTCTCAAGGCCGGCGAGTGGATTGACGTCGTGACGATGGCCATCCTGCGCGAGGAGTGGGAGGCGCTCGCGGCGGCGCCCGCGGCCGACCCCTGCGAGCCGCACATCCGCGGCTACCGCCCAACGGACTACGACGAGGTCGCCGACCTGTGGCGGAGCGTGGGCTTCCATATTCGAGCGGGTGACAGCAAGGAGGCGCTCGACCGTAAGCTGGCGCGCGATCCGGACTTGTGCCTGGTGGCGGAACTCGGTGGGCGCGTCGTCGGGACCGCGCTGGGGGATTGGGACGGCCGGCGGGCGTGGATCAACCGGGTCGCCGTGCATCCGGATTATCAGGGACGCGGCGTTGGCCAACGCCTCATGGGGGAGGCGGAGGCGCGGCTGGCGGCATTCGGCGCGCAGCGCGTCGCGCTGCTTACCACCGCGGATCGCCCGCAGGCGATCCGATTCTACGAGGACGCGGGCTATGAGGTCCGCCGCGATGTCGCGTACTTGAGCAAGGAGCTCCGGAGCGAATTATGA
- a CDS encoding class I SAM-dependent methyltransferase, with protein MNPDSNLYRDAWISETYDYHYATRGIGDDVALWLALAAQTGGPVLELACGTGRVVLPLARAGYEITGLDLSPHQLAVARRKLAQEPGEVQARVRLVEGDMSGFDLGATYGLIIIPFRSFQALLERSQQRGCLESCARHLSPGGRLAIDVFNPRMSRLAAIGPVEESEATYTGPDGSDIRETGKTEYDTANQRLVWRPRYECTAPNGEVMVREYALELRYFFRFEMEWMLDAGGFEVEALYGDFDRSALTAESPEMIFVARRAR; from the coding sequence ATGAACCCCGACTCGAACCTGTACAGGGATGCATGGATCTCGGAGACGTACGACTATCACTACGCAACGCGCGGAATCGGCGACGACGTCGCCCTGTGGCTGGCGCTGGCGGCCCAGACCGGCGGGCCGGTGCTCGAACTCGCGTGCGGCACGGGGCGGGTGGTGCTCCCGCTGGCGCGGGCGGGATATGAGATCACCGGCCTCGATCTGTCGCCGCACCAGTTGGCGGTGGCGCGGCGGAAGCTGGCGCAGGAACCTGGCGAGGTGCAGGCGCGCGTGCGCCTGGTCGAAGGCGACATGAGCGGCTTCGATCTCGGCGCGACATACGGGCTCATCATCATCCCGTTCCGCTCATTCCAGGCGCTGCTCGAACGGTCGCAGCAGCGGGGTTGCCTGGAGTCGTGTGCGCGTCATCTGTCGCCCGGCGGGCGACTGGCGATTGATGTGTTCAATCCGCGGATGTCGCGTCTCGCGGCGATCGGGCCGGTGGAGGAAAGTGAAGCGACGTACACGGGGCCGGACGGCAGCGATATTCGTGAGACGGGGAAGACCGAATACGACACTGCGAACCAGCGGCTGGTGTGGCGCCCGCGCTATGAATGTACTGCGCCCAACGGCGAGGTGATGGTGCGCGAGTACGCGTTGGAGCTGCGCTACTTCTTTCGCTTCGAGATGGAGTGGATGTTGGATGCGGGCGGGTTCGAGGTCGAGGCGCTGTACGGGGACTTCGACCGCAGCGCGCTGACGGCAGAGAGCCCAGAGATGATCTTCGTGGCGCGCAGAGCGCGATGA
- a CDS encoding GNAT family N-acetyltransferase has product MSETQLRPTTMEDVPAMTAIMEALPEWFTPQAVERVRAEDCRLPGLVAADEDGNIVGFVLWEEKPDEWEIAWVAVAREHHGRGIGRTLLAAMLDRARQAGIACLRVATVAPTVAYEPYARTRAFYERCGFRLESVRERGWPDGTDRGDYVLQLAL; this is encoded by the coding sequence ATGAGCGAGACTCAACTGCGGCCGACGACGATGGAAGATGTGCCGGCGATGACGGCCATCATGGAGGCGCTGCCGGAGTGGTTCACTCCCCAGGCGGTAGAGAGGGTGCGCGCCGAGGACTGCCGATTGCCGGGACTCGTGGCGGCCGATGAGGACGGGAACATTGTAGGCTTTGTGCTTTGGGAGGAAAAGCCTGACGAGTGGGAGATCGCGTGGGTCGCCGTCGCGAGGGAACATCACGGACGCGGCATCGGCAGGACGCTGTTGGCTGCCATGTTGGATCGCGCGCGTCAGGCCGGCATCGCCTGCCTTCGCGTGGCGACGGTCGCGCCGACGGTTGCGTACGAGCCGTACGCGCGGACACGGGCGTTCTACGAGAGGTGCGGGTTCCGACTTGAGAGCGTGCGGGAACGCGGGTGGCCGGACGGCACCGACCGGGGGGACTACGTGCTGCAATTGGCGCTTTGA